GTATTATTTAAAGGAACTTAAACCCCTGAACGGCAAAGATAAAGAGGTCAGGGATTATGTTTTGCTGAATCCTACCACGACTGATTTTATCGGCAGGTTTTTTCATATGCTGGAATTTATTCTGCCGTTATATCTCAAAGAAGGTAAAAGCCACCTGGTCATTGGCATAGGATGTACAGGGGGGCAGCACCGTTCCGTGGCAATTGTTGAGAAAACAGCGGAGTTCCTGCAGATGAACAATTACTCCTGTGTTATAAACCACAGAGATATCAAAGGATAGGAATGGTTTGACGAGATGGAACTTCCGAAAAAATATTTGGAAATGTGCAAATGGTTCTATCCAAATTTAGGTGTAAAAAGATATTTTCTGTTGGCAATCCTCGGTTTATTTCTTGTCGCCGGCGGACTTTCGGTCATCAGCTCCGGGGAAACCCTCGGATTTATTGAAGTGCAGTTTCGGGAGATCATCTATCAGCTGGCCGGCAAAGATACCGTAATGGTGGGTCCGACGGGGGTCGTTACCTGCCTGGCAGGAATGGCTATTGTTTTTATTGCGTTTAAAAAAATGATCAGCTCTATCATTTCCGTGCTGATTCCGGAAAATGAAGATAGAATTCTCGATGTGATCTATTCCCGCCGTCAATTGAAGCGAGGACCTAAAATTGTTGTTATCGGTGGAGGTACGGGGCTGTCGGCGTTGCTGAAAGGGCTAAAAGAATATACCAGCAATCTGACGGCTATCGTTACCGTTGGGGATGATGGCGGAAGCTCGGGGCGTCTGCGTCGAGAGCTTGGAATTCTGCCGCCCGGGGATATCCGTAACTGTCTGGTTGCTCTGGCCGAAAAAGAAGATATCATGGAAGAACTTTTTTCCTATCGCTTTGATACCGGGACGCTGGCCGGACACAGCCTCGGGAATTTGTTTCTTGCAGGTCTGGCCGGAAGATTCGGCGATTTTCAGAAAGGCATCGAGCAAATTGGCAAAGTATTCGCCTTGCGCGGGGAAGTATATCCGTCAACGCTTTCTCAAATCACCCTGAATGCTTATTTTGAAGACGGTAGATTCATTAACGGCGAGACAGCCATCCGGACGACGCCTGGAAAGATCAAAGTTCTCAATATTATGCCCCAGGATTGTCGGCCCTTGCCCGGAGCTTTAGCGGCGATTGAAGATGCCGACCTGATTGTTCTTGGGCCGGGGAGTCTTTATACCAGTATCATTCCGAATCTATTGGTGAAAGGGCTTCGCGACAAGATTGCTTCGGCCAAGGCTCCGTGCATTTATGTCTGCAACATTATGACGGAACCTGGAGAGACTGACCATTATGCGGTCGCCGACCATTTAAAGGTAATTATCGAGCATGCTGGGAAGGATCTGGTTGATGCGGTGCTGGCTGCCAGAGAAAATATATCTCAGCAAGTCAGGGAACGCTATCAGGCAGAAGGCGCTGAGGTTGTGGACGGTGATGCCGCTGAGGCCGAAAAACTGGGTGTTCGTTACTTTGAAGGCAGTTTTTACACCGGCGGGGAAGTTGTCCGGCATAATCCGGATAAGCTGGCTAAAGAAATTCTGCGTCTGTTATTCCGTCTGAAGCCCGTGAATGAGAGAGTCGCCATGGTTGATTCGTATCTGCTGAATCGAAAAATTAAGTCGATATAAATATAAGCCGCTGTTGACGAAAAAGGATATTATTTTGAAGGGCCGGAGTTGATGGTATGTCGTTTAGTGCCATAACCAAAGAGGAACTAGCCAGACTGGAGCTGCAGAAGGATTGTTGTGAGCTGGCTGAGCTGGCTTCGCTTATCCGCATGGATGGAACACTGCAGATCAGCGCGAATCAGAAATATTCCCTGAACGTGATCACTGAAAGCGCTCCTGTGGCGCGAAAAATATATAACCTGGCCAAAGAATCGCTGCATCTGCCAGCCGATATTGTGGTCAGGCGGAAATTAAGACTGAAGAAAAACAATTCTTACCTGGTGAAGATTTACCCCAGAGAGATGAGTGATCTGCAAAGACTCGGATTGTTTAATGAAGAGGGAGAAATCCAGGCCGGAATTGATAAGAAACTTATTGCCAAAAAATGTGACCAGAAGGCTTACCTCCGCGGGGCATTTCTGGCCGGAGGCTCGATCAGCAACCCTGAGGGGAATTATCATATGGAGATTATCACGAATGATCCGGTTCTGGCAGGAGACCTGAGCAAACTTTTGAACAAATTCGATCTAAAGGCGAAGGTCAGTACCCGTAAGAATTTCCATGTGGTTTATTTAAAGGAGAGCGAACATATCGTCGAGTTTCTGGCGCTGATTGGTGCCCACCAGGCGTTATTTGAGTTTGAAAATATCCGGATCATCAAAGAAATGCGCAACCAAGTTAACCGGATCGTTAATTGTGAGACTGCCAATCTGAATAAGACGGTGGACGCCGCAGTACGTCAGTTAGAAAACATTCGGCTGATTGAAAGGACCATCGGACTCAAAGCCCTGCCGGAAAATCTGCAGGAGATTGCTTGCCTGCGTCTGGAATTTCCAGATTATACCTTGAAAGAACTGGGTGAAATTCTGACCCCGAAAGTCGGTAAATCCGGCGTCAATCACAGACTGCGCAAGATTGAAGAGATTGCCGAAAAGATCCAGACGGATAAGAACAAACCACAGCCTGGCAAAGGAAAGAGTTAAAGCAAATGTTTTCGATCACGATGGTAATGCAATTTCTAGGCGGACTGGGACTGTTCCTGTACGGGGTTAATGTTACTTCGGAAGGGCTGCAGAAAATTGCCGCGAAAAAGTTGAAAAACATCCTGGCCTCTTTAACTAGAAAGCCTTGGGCGGCGACCCTATTCGGAATTGTGATGACAGTCGCGCTGCAAAGCAGTACCGCGACAACGGTCATGATCGTCGAATTTGTCAATTCAGGCCTGATGACGCTGACCCAGGCGCTTGGTGTTGTTCTGGGGTCAGCGGTCGGGACCTCGATCGTCATTCAATTAATCTCTTTCCCAATCCTGGATTTTGCACTTTTGCTGCTTTTCATCGGATTTATTATGTTTTCTCTTGTCAGAACCACGCTGGCCAAAAGTATCGGACAAGCGCTGATCGGTTTTGGCTGTATTTTTGTTGGCATGTCTTTGCTTTCTGGAGCATTTTCACCGTTGAAAAGCTCGCCTGATGTCGATGCGTTCCTCTCCCAGTTCGGGACAAACCCGATTCTCGGTATAGCCATAAGTATGGTTGTGACAGCATTACTGCAGAGCAGTGCTGCGTTTCTGGCAATTCTGATTTCCCTCTCCACACACGGACTGCTGTCTGTGGAATCGGTCATCCCGCTGGTCATGGGGGCTCACATCGGGGGGACGCTGACGACTTTGTTTTCCTCTCTCAGCGCTGAACGGGCCGATGCGGTCAGGGTAGCCGCAGCCAACACGCTTTATCGTCTTGCTGCAGCGGTAATCTTACTGCCGTTTTTTTCGTACTTTACCCGGTTTATCGAATGGAGTGCTGCGGACCTGCCCCGGCAGGTAGCGAATACGCATCTTTTTTCGGCAGTCTTAATGGTGATTTTATTTCTGCCTTTAAACAAAATCTTAAGCAAATGGCTGATTAAGCTGATCCCGCAGCGAAGGGACGAAGGCAAAAAACCAAGGCTTATTTATATTACCAAAGCAGCTCCTGAACTGCCGGCTGTTGCTTTGACCCAGGCAAGACAGGAAATCCGCTGGGTGGCGAATAAGATCCTTGAGAATATGGTTCAAATACTGCCGCGTATCATCTTTTACGGGGATACAAAAATACTTCAGGAGCTGGAACGGACGGAGCGGGAAGTAGACTGGCACTATCAGGAACTGTCGAAATTCTTTACGGAATTATTCCGTCGGAATATGACCCGGGAACAAATTGTCGAGAGCCACAGCTACCAGTTGATCATTAAGGAACTTGAATATATTGCCGACAGCCTGATTGTGATGGCCAGGCTGGGGGCCAGGATTCATGCTGCCCAGATAATGGTTGAAGAGACTGATCAGGAAAAGGCCGGAGAATTATACATCGCTGTATCGAGCAATTTTTTAACCCTGCTGCGCTATTTGGAAAGAGGGGATCAGGCTCTTGCTTTGCTGATCATCAAAGCCCATCAGGATATTATCGAAATCTATAATCAAGTTCAGAACAGCCTGACTTGCCGGATCTCCAAAGATGATCAAGGTATGCAGGAATTGAACAGCTGGCTGTATAAAATTGGGGAGCATATTGTCCGGATCGCCAAGATATTGCAGGATTAGATGTAAATTAATTTCACAAATCATGAGAAAACACTGTTGAAAATCTTTGGTTTGTGCTATATTGTAGCTCTAAAACAGTAATAGGAACCGGAGGGGTTAACGTGCGGGTAGTCATTGTGGGAGCTGGAAAGGTTGGTTTCGGTCTGGCGCAGTACCTCGTTGATGAAGACCATGATGTCATTGTTATTGAGGAAGATGAAACACGCCGGAATATTATCCAAAACAGCCTTGATGTCATGACTATTCAAGGAAATGGAGCGAGCCCCAGGGTCTTGATGAACGCGGATGTCCGGTCGGCAGACTTGATGATTGCGGTCACCGACAGTGATGAAGTGAACATGGTAGCGTGTATGGCCGCGAAACAGGCCGGAATACATCAAACAATCGCCCGAATCCGTAATAGCGAATATATTGGTAACGAGGAATCCGAATTCCATCGTTCTTTGGGAATCGATCTGACGATTAACCCTGAACATGTTACCGCGGTTGAAATAAGCAGGATCTTATTTATTCCGGCAGCACTAGAGGTCGAAGATTTTGCCGATGGAAAAGTCAGGTTGTTGGAAGTAAGGATCCGGCCAGAATCACCGCATACAAATATCCCGATTTCCGAACTGGATCTTCCAAAAGATATTTTAATTGTTGGCATTCTGCGTAAAAACAGGATGATCATACCGAACGGCGCGGAGATGCTGAAGCCAAGCGACAATGTTTTTCTTGTCGGCGATCCGCAAGCTTTAAATGAGATCCAGGATGAGTTTACCGAAAAGATGGTCCCGGTCAAGAAAGTCATGATCATCGGAGCCGGCCGAATTGGCCGCAATCTGGCCGTTCTGCTCGAAAAGGCAGGTATGATCGTCAAGGTGATCGACAAGAATCCGGAACGGTGTCAGGCTTTGGCCAAAAGCCTCAAAAAGGGAACTGTGTACTGCGGAGAAGGAACCGATGTTGATCTGTTGATGGAAGAAGGGGTCGGAGATGCCGATGCCGTAGTCTGTCTGACAGATGACGATAAGCTGAATCTGCTTCTGGCCCTAATGGCCAAAGATCTGGGTGCCCAGAAAACAATTTGCCGGGTAGGAAGAACGGAGTATATTCCCCTGATGGAAAAGGTAGGAGTGGATTCTGTCTTATCACCAAGATTGATCACAGCCGGTTTTATTCTGAGCCAGGTCCGCAGGGGTAAATTTATTTCCGTGGCTCTGCTGGAAGGGGCCAAAGCGCAGGCTATGGAAATCGGCATATCTCCGACGTCCAAAGTTGCCGGCAAGAAGCTGAAAGAGGTCAGGTTTCCCTACAATTGTCTGGTTGGAGCAGTCCTGCATCAAGGTCGGGTTTACGTGCCAAACGGTGAATCCGTTCTGATGCCCGGTGACCAGGCGATAATCTTTGCACTGCCTGATACGATCATTAAGGTCAATAAATTCTTTTAACGGAGAATCAGGATCATGAATTTTACGCTGCTGGAAAATATCTTGGGAAGGTTCTTGATTGCCTACAGTTTTGCCATGGTTGTTCCGATTGCTGTTGCACTGTTCTTTCAAGAGAAGGTCGGCTGGGCTTTTCTAATTTCTTTTTGCGTTACCGTCATTGTCGGAACAGTTATGCGCCTGCATGGAAAAGTTGAAGGCAAAATTAGCGTGCGGGAAGGCTTTGCAGTTGTCGGGGGAGCCTGGATTTTTGCGTCGCTGTTTGGGGCGCTACCTTTTATTATTTCCGGCGTCGTTCCAACCTATATTGATGCGTTATTCGAAGTGGTTTCCGGCCTGACAACGACGGGATCAAGCGTATTGAGTAATCTGGAGGTTCTGCCCAGGAGCATTCTTTTCTGGCGCAGCCTGACCCACTGGATGGGCGGGATGGGGATCATCGTGATGTTTATTGTACTCCTCCCGAACC
This sequence is a window from Dehalobacter sp.. Protein-coding genes within it:
- a CDS encoding YvcK family protein, with product MELPKKYLEMCKWFYPNLGVKRYFLLAILGLFLVAGGLSVISSGETLGFIEVQFREIIYQLAGKDTVMVGPTGVVTCLAGMAIVFIAFKKMISSIISVLIPENEDRILDVIYSRRQLKRGPKIVVIGGGTGLSALLKGLKEYTSNLTAIVTVGDDGGSSGRLRRELGILPPGDIRNCLVALAEKEDIMEELFSYRFDTGTLAGHSLGNLFLAGLAGRFGDFQKGIEQIGKVFALRGEVYPSTLSQITLNAYFEDGRFINGETAIRTTPGKIKVLNIMPQDCRPLPGALAAIEDADLIVLGPGSLYTSIIPNLLVKGLRDKIASAKAPCIYVCNIMTEPGETDHYAVADHLKVIIEHAGKDLVDAVLAARENISQQVRERYQAEGAEVVDGDAAEAEKLGVRYFEGSFYTGGEVVRHNPDKLAKEILRLLFRLKPVNERVAMVDSYLLNRKIKSI
- the whiA gene encoding DNA-binding protein WhiA, translating into MSFSAITKEELARLELQKDCCELAELASLIRMDGTLQISANQKYSLNVITESAPVARKIYNLAKESLHLPADIVVRRKLRLKKNNSYLVKIYPREMSDLQRLGLFNEEGEIQAGIDKKLIAKKCDQKAYLRGAFLAGGSISNPEGNYHMEIITNDPVLAGDLSKLLNKFDLKAKVSTRKNFHVVYLKESEHIVEFLALIGAHQALFEFENIRIIKEMRNQVNRIVNCETANLNKTVDAAVRQLENIRLIERTIGLKALPENLQEIACLRLEFPDYTLKELGEILTPKVGKSGVNHRLRKIEEIAEKIQTDKNKPQPGKGKS
- a CDS encoding Na/Pi cotransporter family protein; protein product: MFSITMVMQFLGGLGLFLYGVNVTSEGLQKIAAKKLKNILASLTRKPWAATLFGIVMTVALQSSTATTVMIVEFVNSGLMTLTQALGVVLGSAVGTSIVIQLISFPILDFALLLLFIGFIMFSLVRTTLAKSIGQALIGFGCIFVGMSLLSGAFSPLKSSPDVDAFLSQFGTNPILGIAISMVVTALLQSSAAFLAILISLSTHGLLSVESVIPLVMGAHIGGTLTTLFSSLSAERADAVRVAAANTLYRLAAAVILLPFFSYFTRFIEWSAADLPRQVANTHLFSAVLMVILFLPLNKILSKWLIKLIPQRRDEGKKPRLIYITKAAPELPAVALTQARQEIRWVANKILENMVQILPRIIFYGDTKILQELERTEREVDWHYQELSKFFTELFRRNMTREQIVESHSYQLIIKELEYIADSLIVMARLGARIHAAQIMVEETDQEKAGELYIAVSSNFLTLLRYLERGDQALALLIIKAHQDIIEIYNQVQNSLTCRISKDDQGMQELNSWLYKIGEHIVRIAKILQD
- the trkA gene encoding Trk system potassium transporter TrkA, translating into MRVVIVGAGKVGFGLAQYLVDEDHDVIVIEEDETRRNIIQNSLDVMTIQGNGASPRVLMNADVRSADLMIAVTDSDEVNMVACMAAKQAGIHQTIARIRNSEYIGNEESEFHRSLGIDLTINPEHVTAVEISRILFIPAALEVEDFADGKVRLLEVRIRPESPHTNIPISELDLPKDILIVGILRKNRMIIPNGAEMLKPSDNVFLVGDPQALNEIQDEFTEKMVPVKKVMIIGAGRIGRNLAVLLEKAGMIVKVIDKNPERCQALAKSLKKGTVYCGEGTDVDLLMEEGVGDADAVVCLTDDDKLNLLLALMAKDLGAQKTICRVGRTEYIPLMEKVGVDSVLSPRLITAGFILSQVRRGKFISVALLEGAKAQAMEIGISPTSKVAGKKLKEVRFPYNCLVGAVLHQGRVYVPNGESVLMPGDQAIIFALPDTIIKVNKFF